A DNA window from Deinococcus sonorensis KR-87 contains the following coding sequences:
- a CDS encoding carboxypeptidase-like regulatory domain-containing protein, with the protein MKNTALLLLAVTALSACGASTTPATTPPAHQQPGTTPPASPAPGSASAYVMTGTVRTEAGAPIAGVQVFADHTAYYNMNALGTTDAQGHYRIPLAHQPGTWNAGAYMQLKVAGESYEVRLSPDLDTPFDGSQGAVRNFTFKASDAPSGKVNIYLAHSNVELDYDTLEYTFTPDGPNVLGDTAPITRKVVFGYGIKNVPIGRYKVSATQMLNGVKQQMRLRSVDQPEFVPSVLAQFHDDGDRYGVTMELYIANP; encoded by the coding sequence ATGAAAAACACCGCCCTGCTGTTGCTCGCTGTCACCGCCCTCTCCGCCTGTGGTGCCAGCACCACCCCGGCCACCACCCCTCCCGCTCACCAGCAGCCCGGTACCACCCCTCCGGCTTCCCCCGCTCCCGGCTCGGCGAGCGCGTACGTCATGACGGGCACCGTCAGAACCGAGGCCGGAGCGCCCATCGCTGGTGTCCAGGTGTTCGCGGACCACACCGCCTACTACAACATGAACGCCCTCGGCACCACGGACGCACAGGGCCACTACCGTATTCCCCTGGCTCATCAGCCGGGCACCTGGAACGCGGGCGCCTACATGCAGCTGAAAGTTGCTGGAGAGTCGTATGAGGTGCGCCTTTCGCCCGACCTGGATACGCCGTTTGATGGCTCGCAGGGCGCAGTGCGGAACTTTACCTTCAAGGCCAGCGACGCGCCGAGCGGCAAGGTGAACATCTATCTGGCGCACAGCAATGTGGAACTCGACTACGACACCCTGGAATACACCTTCACGCCGGATGGGCCGAACGTGCTGGGCGACACGGCCCCCATCACCCGCAAGGTGGTCTTCGGATACGGCATCAAGAACGTGCCGATCGGGCGCTACAAGGTCAGCGCCACCCAGATGCTCAACGGGGTCAAGCAGCAGATGCGGCTCCGCTCGGTCGATCAGCCGGAATTCGTGCCCAGCGTGCTCGCCCAGTTTCATGACGACGGTGACCGGTACGGCGTCACCATGGAACTGTACATCGCCAATCCCTGA
- a CDS encoding glycoside hydrolase family 43 protein, translating to MPKTNMALSLLVPLILAGCGMPGLPASDRVPLSAPGQLTAQAQTSIHNADPSVIRVGSTYYSVESDGNNIYSRAATSVDGLGASARSLIWSAPRNMPNVWAPELVRDPGTGRFYVYFASGDGGAGQRMYVSESANPGTGFGAPLQMALPDNRWAIDGTAFFFNNTRWFVWSGWAGTTNGEQNLYIARMSSPTATTGARFIISQPREGWEQADPNPPTRVDEGPEAIIDPAGQLHIVYSANGSWAANYCLGDLRLSAGGDPTNVWAWYKSNGCLFGSNRSLMMAGWDPTINVNGPGHHSFVLLNGDPGTSPPAGSSFPLMYHAVPKSLSYSWGNRSWYSGSFMWWGNTTYSRSCCSGPNTNTGWSLKFFE from the coding sequence ATGCCCAAGACGAACATGGCCCTCAGTCTCCTGGTTCCTCTGATCCTCGCCGGTTGTGGAATGCCGGGTCTGCCGGCCAGCGACCGTGTGCCGCTGTCAGCCCCGGGGCAGCTGACAGCGCAGGCCCAGACGAGCATCCACAATGCCGATCCCAGTGTGATCCGGGTGGGCAGCACCTACTATTCGGTCGAATCGGACGGCAACAACATCTACTCGCGCGCCGCCACCAGCGTGGACGGCCTGGGGGCGTCGGCGCGCAGCCTGATCTGGTCGGCGCCCAGGAACATGCCAAACGTCTGGGCTCCGGAACTGGTCCGTGACCCCGGGACCGGTCGGTTCTACGTGTACTTCGCGTCCGGCGACGGTGGAGCCGGCCAGCGGATGTACGTTTCCGAGTCGGCGAACCCCGGCACCGGGTTTGGTGCGCCCCTGCAGATGGCGTTGCCGGACAACCGGTGGGCCATCGACGGCACCGCATTCTTCTTCAACAACACCCGGTGGTTCGTCTGGTCCGGATGGGCTGGGACGACCAACGGCGAGCAGAACCTGTACATCGCCCGCATGAGCAGTCCCACCGCCACCACCGGAGCACGGTTCATCATCTCGCAGCCGCGCGAGGGCTGGGAGCAGGCCGATCCCAACCCGCCTACCCGGGTGGATGAGGGGCCAGAAGCGATCATTGATCCCGCCGGGCAGCTGCACATCGTGTACTCGGCAAATGGCAGCTGGGCGGCTAACTACTGTCTGGGCGATCTGCGCCTCAGCGCGGGGGGCGACCCGACCAACGTCTGGGCGTGGTACAAATCCAACGGCTGTCTGTTCGGCTCGAACCGGTCCCTGATGATGGCCGGCTGGGACCCCACCATCAATGTCAACGGTCCGGGTCATCACAGCTTCGTGCTGCTCAACGGCGATCCGGGCACCAGTCCGCCGGCAGGGTCGAGCTTCCCGCTGATGTATCACGCGGTCCCGAAGAGCCTGTCCTACAGCTGGGGCAACCGCTCCTGGTATAGCGGGTCATTCATGTGGTGGGGCAACACCACCTATTCCCGCAGCTGTTGCAGCGGGCCGAACACCAACACCGGCTGGAGTCTGAAGTTTTTTGAATAG
- a CDS encoding tetratricopeptide repeat protein: MNIRCARPLTLAALLASPALAAGSWVSLSDQTVLEPETEMRAQLSKLTTEACRPAVRDARTPGLAPGGGMNVDEMIRSLEQTLTALKPSDPAWAGLEHSLKMLRELKAKGTRVLPLPVRREPGAMTFETAIGTAQTVVGAAAKKATGGTSSDVAAALAAQRPQAALALLLAQQRAQPKDAMTLVNLAGVLTLSGLPREAIAVLDRAAELGGRLPSPGGVPGQAIALTNRGHAFLGLGRWTEAQTPLKAALSLAPDLSEARMNLSKALLCSGDVAGATRELRVALRRTVAPEASDLIVKEDTPGTHGDALLPRPQAPTRRSARTIFDLSRGASFDLPQLKLPHDRNEAMVLKPKYEALEREGHEVLRALNVRATAPNLSRLLDDGELRWYRLVNGAIITSVFEPEVWPAYQAAYSAHYALEKAFHPLGDQRNTAVERGLRALPTPHTCAEERKVYDDAEQVRMDALRPYVRGQEQAMARFVSARVNFETALAANLPDPQVRAAKRAAIEASAKASFYGPVVYGALLLSDVMTFTCKETLPDVPLDLAALPKLDNDPCGGVLSSTKLKSKVPSSALKAQGLGLSFALSCKKIDVELSTSSLMGTDWLGAFASASLDWNGNATLFTGVKAELKLPKGVPATGGVGVKEGIYIKFGQDGIQDAGMRVEGKASLGAGPDASTGAWEGKMEQEFGIAAAAAYWRER; the protein is encoded by the coding sequence ATGAACATCAGATGCGCCAGACCACTGACCCTTGCCGCCCTGCTCGCCTCGCCCGCCCTCGCCGCGGGGTCCTGGGTGTCGCTCAGCGACCAGACCGTGCTCGAACCCGAAACAGAGATGCGGGCTCAGCTATCAAAGCTGACCACCGAGGCCTGCCGCCCCGCGGTGCGCGACGCCCGGACGCCGGGGCTGGCCCCTGGCGGAGGAATGAACGTCGACGAGATGATCAGAAGCCTGGAACAGACGCTGACGGCCCTCAAGCCCAGCGATCCGGCCTGGGCAGGGCTGGAACATTCCCTGAAGATGCTGCGTGAGCTGAAGGCGAAGGGCACCCGGGTGCTGCCCCTTCCGGTCCGCCGCGAACCCGGCGCGATGACCTTCGAGACGGCCATCGGGACGGCGCAGACGGTGGTCGGGGCGGCGGCAAAGAAGGCGACGGGCGGGACGTCGTCGGACGTCGCGGCGGCCCTGGCGGCGCAGCGACCCCAGGCGGCCCTTGCGCTGTTGCTGGCCCAGCAGCGTGCACAGCCGAAAGACGCGATGACACTGGTGAACCTCGCGGGCGTGCTGACCCTGTCGGGCCTGCCGCGGGAGGCCATCGCGGTGCTCGACCGGGCGGCGGAGCTCGGTGGCCGGCTGCCCTCGCCGGGTGGTGTGCCGGGGCAGGCCATCGCCCTGACCAACCGGGGTCACGCCTTCCTGGGACTGGGCCGCTGGACCGAGGCGCAGACCCCGCTCAAGGCGGCCCTCTCTCTTGCTCCTGACCTGTCTGAGGCGCGGATGAACCTCTCCAAGGCCCTGCTGTGCAGCGGTGACGTGGCAGGGGCGACGCGCGAATTGCGGGTGGCCCTGCGCCGGACGGTGGCCCCGGAGGCCAGCGACCTCATCGTGAAGGAGGACACCCCCGGCACGCACGGCGACGCTCTGCTGCCGCGGCCGCAGGCCCCAACCCGCCGCTCCGCACGGACCATCTTCGACCTGTCACGCGGCGCGTCGTTCGATCTGCCGCAGCTGAAGCTGCCGCACGACCGCAACGAGGCGATGGTGCTCAAGCCGAAGTACGAGGCGCTGGAGCGCGAGGGGCACGAGGTGCTGCGGGCGCTGAATGTGCGGGCCACGGCCCCCAACCTCTCCAGGCTGCTCGACGACGGAGAGCTGCGCTGGTACCGGCTGGTCAACGGTGCCATCATCACTTCGGTCTTCGAACCGGAGGTGTGGCCCGCCTACCAGGCGGCCTACAGCGCCCATTACGCGCTGGAGAAGGCGTTTCATCCGCTAGGCGACCAGCGCAACACAGCCGTCGAGCGTGGACTGCGCGCGCTGCCGACCCCGCACACCTGCGCGGAGGAGCGCAAGGTCTATGACGATGCAGAGCAGGTCCGCATGGACGCGCTGCGCCCCTACGTCCGGGGGCAGGAGCAGGCCATGGCCCGCTTCGTGTCCGCGCGGGTGAACTTCGAAACGGCGCTGGCCGCCAACCTCCCGGACCCTCAGGTGCGGGCGGCGAAGCGGGCGGCCATCGAGGCCTCGGCCAAGGCCTCCTTCTACGGCCCGGTGGTGTACGGCGCCCTCCTGCTGAGCGACGTCATGACCTTCACCTGCAAAGAGACGTTGCCGGACGTGCCGCTTGACCTCGCCGCGTTGCCCAAGCTGGATAACGACCCCTGCGGCGGGGTGCTGTCGAGCACGAAACTCAAGTCGAAGGTGCCGTCGTCCGCCCTCAAGGCGCAGGGGCTGGGCCTGAGTTTCGCCCTGAGCTGCAAAAAAATAGACGTCGAGCTCTCCACTTCGTCTCTGATGGGCACCGACTGGCTCGGCGCTTTCGCCTCCGCCAGCCTCGACTGGAATGGCAACGCCACCCTCTTCACCGGCGTCAAGGCCGAACTCAAACTCCCGAAGGGTGTGCCCGCCACTGGTGGTGTGGGCGTGAAGGAAGGAATCTACATCAAGTTCGGTCAGGACGGCATCCAGGACGCCGGCATGCGTGTGGAGGGGAAGGCTTCCCTGGGGGCGGGCCCGGACGCCTCCACCGGCGCGTGGGAAGGCAAGATGGAACAGGAATTCGGCATCGCGGCCGCCGCTGCCTACTGGCGCGAACGTTGA
- a CDS encoding L-lactate dehydrogenase has translation MKVGVIGAGYVGAAAVFAMVLRGSCSEVVIVDKNEQKARAEAADISHATPVAHATRVFAGQYQDLRGASVVILTAGANQRPGESRLELLGRNAAVFREVVPNVVQVAPDAVLLVATNPVDVMTQLTVDLVGPAQAGRVVGSGTVLDTARLRTLVATRAEVDPQHVHGYVLGEHGDTEVVAWSGVQIAGLPLTQFYESRGQSWSPEMQVEMDHAVRHAAAEIIAGKGATAYGIGAALARISEAVLRDRRSVLTVSAPSEQYGTSLALPRVVGGSGVLATLPTQLTAAEQQALDHSAAVLREAHAQLQQ, from the coding sequence ATGAAAGTTGGCGTGATCGGGGCAGGATATGTGGGTGCAGCAGCTGTGTTTGCCATGGTGCTGCGCGGGTCGTGCAGCGAAGTGGTGATCGTTGACAAGAACGAACAGAAAGCCCGCGCTGAGGCGGCCGATATCAGCCACGCGACGCCGGTCGCCCACGCCACCCGCGTCTTCGCTGGGCAGTATCAGGATCTGCGGGGCGCGAGCGTCGTGATCCTGACGGCCGGAGCAAATCAGCGCCCGGGGGAGTCGCGACTTGAACTGCTGGGCCGGAATGCCGCCGTGTTCCGGGAAGTCGTCCCGAACGTGGTGCAGGTTGCACCCGACGCGGTGCTGCTGGTGGCCACCAACCCGGTGGACGTGATGACCCAGCTGACCGTGGACCTGGTCGGGCCAGCCCAGGCAGGGCGAGTCGTCGGCTCAGGAACCGTGCTGGACACCGCGCGACTGCGTACCCTGGTGGCCACGCGGGCGGAAGTGGACCCTCAGCACGTGCATGGGTACGTGCTGGGTGAGCACGGCGATACCGAAGTGGTGGCCTGGTCAGGCGTGCAAATCGCCGGCCTACCGCTGACGCAGTTCTACGAGTCGCGGGGGCAGTCGTGGTCGCCCGAGATGCAGGTCGAGATGGACCATGCCGTCCGCCATGCTGCCGCCGAGATCATCGCAGGAAAGGGCGCCACCGCCTACGGCATCGGCGCGGCCCTGGCCCGTATCAGCGAAGCGGTCCTCCGCGACCGCCGTTCTGTCCTGACGGTCTCTGCGCCCAGCGAGCAGTACGGCACCTCACTGGCCCTGCCACGGGTGGTGGGTGGAAGCGGCGTTCTCGCCACGCTGCCGACACAGCTGACCGCCGCCGAGCAACAGGCACTGGACCATAGCGCAGCCGTGCTGCGGGAGGCGCACGCTCAGCTTCAGCAGTAA
- a CDS encoding ATP-binding protein: MNSAVWHLAAFGRPRLLDPSGQPVRCEVRTLALLTYLALEGPTSRSRLASLLWPETVEGSARNNLVHLLRRVAKTHHPDLVQVGEAVALGQALTSDVAPWGEVGASLPAPDAVPTGVLLDGFAFDDQPDLAEWVLAWRERVDQARAERLSGNATRAEAEGDLAAALQFTRRLLDLDLLSEDTHRRLMRLLYLSGDRPAALKAYQRCREMLERELGAEPLPETRDLARLIEQGAVGAPVPAAPRIPLSVLRPPLLVGRAAEWAQMEQAWARGQSIMLVGPAGSGKSRLMHDFVASKGVAFRLEGRPGDRAAPFSTAARMLRRVLDRMPPGVEVPGWVMPALAPLVPGVPADLTGNRPDPHMTEALQMMSAIAIQVEGAVAAVFEDLHEVDAATTDMGMAMLANHFPLGQPGGLPHFIGSFRAEELDPHARAVFERFVTAGHSVWIDVPPLDEADVGRLVGSLELPGLSARAEELARFSGGNPLFVLETVRHMIERGALDEAQPLPLAGKVSGLLSRRLARLSTPALQAARAAAALQSDFDLELVAGVLQAPLLEVADAWEELENAQIVVGERFSHDLMAETLRQETPEGVRRLLNRAAARTLSAAEGISPARIAQHWLAGGQAEQAAPWLIQAGHAAWRAARLEEAQGFFGRAADLLSGHDPATAFAALARQAEVLANMDDPRHVDAVRALHQRATTPLERATAFMQDYRALEGTMDVARIEPVVHAGLAALRGAEPGLEAWLVEAQLTEGLALLAFVRGQQHETLQHLRSMAELGERTASLEWQAKAQEGLGLALSATSPREARLHLERAETLHLRRHDHLRAGSSMAKLARVLCELGEVAAAQAVVARGETHLGRLDANHGERVALLSAQLMVAQLSGDLALAEALYLRAHRDHTVEHNVLLGAFPVLHAKTLRLAGRPEDAWAEVARSRDGRPFPAHLKILRALEEAAILLALGQADRAAPHLAEAEEQLREVPNVAWQARLHSLRAAVQGDEDRHHQAAAVAIRELHGLPDHHWSAL, from the coding sequence ATGAACAGCGCAGTCTGGCACCTCGCGGCCTTCGGCAGACCGCGCCTCCTTGACCCGTCCGGTCAGCCGGTGCGCTGTGAGGTGCGGACGCTCGCCCTCCTCACCTACCTCGCGCTGGAGGGACCCACGTCACGCTCGCGGCTCGCGAGTTTGCTGTGGCCGGAGACCGTCGAGGGCAGCGCCCGCAACAACCTCGTTCACCTGCTGCGCCGCGTGGCGAAAACCCACCACCCTGACCTGGTTCAGGTGGGAGAAGCCGTTGCGCTGGGCCAGGCGCTGACATCGGACGTGGCGCCCTGGGGTGAGGTGGGCGCTTCTCTGCCCGCACCGGACGCCGTGCCGACCGGCGTGCTGCTGGACGGCTTCGCCTTCGACGACCAGCCGGACCTCGCCGAGTGGGTGCTGGCGTGGCGGGAGCGGGTGGATCAGGCGCGGGCCGAGCGCCTCTCTGGCAACGCCACGCGTGCGGAGGCGGAGGGCGATCTCGCGGCGGCGCTCCAGTTCACCCGCCGTCTGCTGGACCTGGACCTCCTGTCCGAGGACACCCACCGGCGGCTGATGCGGCTGCTGTATCTGTCCGGCGACCGTCCGGCAGCCCTGAAGGCCTACCAGCGCTGCCGGGAGATGCTGGAACGTGAGCTGGGAGCCGAGCCGCTGCCGGAGACCCGTGACCTCGCCCGCCTGATCGAACAGGGCGCCGTCGGTGCCCCGGTGCCCGCCGCCCCCCGAATTCCGCTGTCGGTGCTGAGGCCACCGCTGCTGGTGGGGCGGGCCGCCGAGTGGGCGCAGATGGAGCAGGCGTGGGCGCGCGGGCAGTCGATCATGCTGGTCGGTCCGGCCGGGTCGGGCAAGTCGCGGCTGATGCATGACTTCGTGGCCAGCAAAGGCGTCGCCTTCCGACTGGAGGGCCGCCCCGGCGACCGTGCCGCCCCCTTCTCGACGGCCGCGCGGATGTTGCGCCGCGTGCTGGACCGGATGCCACCCGGCGTCGAGGTGCCCGGGTGGGTGATGCCGGCCCTCGCGCCTCTGGTCCCCGGCGTCCCCGCCGACCTGACCGGCAACCGTCCCGATCCACACATGACCGAGGCGCTTCAGATGATGTCAGCCATCGCCATCCAGGTGGAGGGGGCGGTGGCGGCCGTGTTCGAGGACCTCCACGAGGTGGACGCCGCGACCACCGACATGGGTATGGCGATGCTGGCCAACCATTTTCCGCTCGGACAGCCGGGCGGGCTGCCGCACTTTATCGGCTCCTTCCGGGCAGAGGAACTCGACCCGCATGCGCGGGCCGTCTTTGAGCGCTTCGTGACGGCCGGGCACTCGGTGTGGATCGACGTTCCGCCGCTTGATGAGGCAGATGTCGGGAGGCTGGTCGGCAGCCTGGAGCTTCCAGGATTGAGCGCACGTGCGGAGGAACTGGCCCGCTTTTCCGGCGGCAACCCCCTGTTCGTGCTGGAGACCGTCAGGCACATGATCGAACGGGGGGCACTCGACGAGGCCCAGCCACTCCCGCTGGCCGGCAAGGTTTCGGGTCTCCTCTCCCGCCGCCTCGCCCGGCTCTCGACGCCGGCGCTGCAGGCCGCACGGGCTGCGGCGGCGCTTCAGAGCGATTTTGACCTGGAACTGGTGGCGGGGGTCCTGCAGGCGCCCCTGCTGGAGGTCGCGGACGCCTGGGAAGAGCTGGAGAATGCGCAGATCGTGGTGGGCGAGCGCTTCAGTCACGACCTGATGGCCGAAACCCTACGGCAGGAAACGCCTGAAGGGGTGCGCCGGCTGCTGAACCGCGCGGCAGCCCGCACGTTGAGCGCCGCAGAAGGGATCTCACCGGCACGGATCGCCCAGCACTGGCTGGCGGGAGGTCAGGCGGAGCAGGCCGCGCCATGGCTGATTCAGGCCGGACATGCCGCGTGGCGAGCGGCCCGGCTGGAGGAGGCACAGGGCTTTTTCGGGCGGGCCGCCGACCTGCTCTCCGGCCACGATCCGGCCACCGCGTTTGCCGCACTCGCACGTCAGGCGGAGGTGCTGGCGAACATGGATGACCCCCGGCACGTGGACGCGGTGCGGGCGCTCCATCAACGGGCGACCACCCCGCTGGAACGTGCGACGGCCTTCATGCAGGACTACCGGGCCCTCGAAGGGACAATGGACGTGGCGCGAATCGAACCGGTCGTCCACGCGGGCCTCGCCGCCCTGCGAGGCGCGGAGCCGGGCCTGGAGGCCTGGCTGGTGGAGGCTCAGCTCACCGAGGGCCTCGCGCTCCTGGCCTTCGTCCGCGGGCAGCAGCACGAGACGCTTCAGCACCTCCGGTCAATGGCAGAGCTGGGTGAGCGCACGGCGTCGCTGGAGTGGCAGGCCAAAGCGCAGGAGGGGCTCGGCCTCGCACTGAGTGCGACGTCCCCGCGCGAGGCCAGGCTGCACCTGGAACGGGCGGAGACGCTGCACCTCAGAAGACACGATCACCTGCGGGCCGGGTCGAGCATGGCCAAGCTCGCCCGCGTGCTGTGCGAACTGGGTGAGGTGGCCGCCGCCCAGGCGGTGGTGGCCCGCGGCGAGACGCATCTGGGTCGGCTCGACGCCAACCATGGTGAGCGCGTCGCCCTGCTCAGCGCCCAGCTGATGGTCGCACAACTGTCTGGAGACCTCGCCCTGGCGGAGGCCCTGTACCTGCGGGCCCACCGCGACCACACGGTCGAGCACAACGTGCTGCTCGGCGCGTTCCCGGTGCTCCATGCCAAGACCCTGCGCCTCGCCGGCCGCCCCGAGGATGCGTGGGCCGAGGTGGCGCGCTCCCGGGATGGCCGGCCGTTCCCGGCGCACCTGAAGATCCTGCGCGCGCTGGAGGAAGCGGCCATCCTGCTGGCTTTGGGACAGGCCGATCGGGCCGCCCCGCACCTCGCTGAGGCAGAGGAGCAGCTCCGTGAGGTGCCGAACGTCGCGTGGCAGGCCCGGCTGCACAGCCTGCGGGCCGCTGTTCAGGGGGACGAGGACCGGCACCATCAGGCGGCGGCCGTCGCCATCCGTGAGCTGCACGGGTTGCCGGACCACCACTGGAGCGCCCTGTAA
- a CDS encoding carboxypeptidase regulatory-like domain-containing protein: MKNTALLLLAVTALSACGASTTPATTPPAHQQPGTTPPASPAPGSARPFHMTGVVKNSLGAPLNGVRVGADNTMIDGSEVWTTTDAQGRYDLDLSKMPILNSWTAVANLVVRYSGGEHTLYPEVDDSAAFMGRDGAVRNFTLKITGKTPGGGYYGALFYAQLGLSDAGEMPEFGDVEFTLTPAGPLIDGTQGAPIQLRQSQLPFEVPQGRYTVTARSISGRGPIWLKARGGTYGPEAVPDLEYTAGTGMTLSVDMVHPRR; encoded by the coding sequence ATGAAAAACACCGCCCTGCTGTTGCTCGCTGTCACCGCCCTCTCCGCCTGTGGTGCCAGCACCACCCCGGCCACCACCCCTCCCGCTCACCAGCAGCCCGGTACCACCCCTCCGGCTTCCCCCGCTCCCGGCTCGGCGAGGCCGTTTCACATGACCGGGGTCGTGAAGAACTCGCTGGGTGCTCCTCTGAACGGCGTGCGTGTGGGAGCCGATAACACGATGATTGACGGCTCGGAGGTCTGGACGACCACCGATGCTCAGGGTCGGTACGATCTCGACCTGTCGAAGATGCCGATCCTGAATTCCTGGACGGCGGTCGCAAACCTTGTCGTGCGGTACAGCGGCGGAGAACACACGCTGTATCCCGAGGTGGACGACTCCGCCGCTTTCATGGGGCGAGACGGCGCGGTACGCAACTTCACCCTGAAGATCACCGGAAAGACGCCCGGAGGGGGGTACTATGGCGCGCTGTTCTACGCTCAGCTCGGCCTGTCGGACGCGGGGGAAATGCCTGAATTTGGCGACGTGGAGTTCACGCTGACACCCGCCGGACCGCTCATCGACGGCACGCAGGGAGCGCCCATTCAGCTGCGTCAATCGCAGTTGCCCTTCGAAGTGCCGCAGGGTCGTTATACGGTGACGGCTCGCTCCATCTCGGGCAGGGGACCGATCTGGCTCAAGGCAAGGGGCGGGACCTACGGCCCGGAGGCGGTGCCCGACCTGGAGTACACCGCCGGAACGGGGATGACGCTCTCCGTGGATATGGTGCACCCCCGCCGCTGA